CCAATTCATTTTCTTCGCTCAAGAGACAAATTCCCTCGCAATCGACCAACGGTAGTTACTGCATTCGCCGtgactctctctccttccgTCGCCGGAGATCGGTAAaccatctctctctatctcctaTTGAGGTCTTAGATTCGTCGAGCTCTCTTTTTTTCCGTCGAAAACTGTTCAGATTCCCGATTTGCTTTATTTAGTTGCGAAATTCGATCTGAAGATTTGAGTTTTGCTCGGGGTTTCAGATCGTTGAGGAAGTAGAGATAATGGCGACGTTTGAGCTGTACAGGAGATCGACGATCGGGATGTGTTTGACGGAGACTTTGGACGAGATGGTTCAGAGCGGTACGCTGAGTCCTGAGCTTGCTATCCAAGTCCTTGTTCAGTTTGACAAGGTTTCGTTATTTAACTGATCTTTTTGGTTTGCGTCGGTGGCATTTTCTGATATATGTGTCATTGTAGTCTATGACTGAAGCTCTTGAGAGCCAAGTGAAGACTAAGGTGTCCATTAAGGTGAGTTTTGGTATTGGTGCACTTTTAATCCTTTGTTGTGAAATATTGAATCTTTAGCCTAAGTTGTTGAGTAGAAGAGAACATCCAGTTTCTGTTCGTGACTTCCCTCTATCTATTCAGCCATTTACTTGTTGAAAAGACGATCGATAGATAGTTCTTAACTAATCTTGCTTTAGGTCGTATGTTTTGGGTTTGCTGTTTGGACCTGATGCAGTATTAATATTTCATGGAATGGAACAATGTTTTAGAGTAGAAAGTTCATGGTGTCTTTAACATTCGGGTTCAATTGTTCGTTTCTGTTGAGTAGTTACCTCATCTAATAGTTAGTTTCTGATACCCTCTAAAAGTGTAATACTTTTATGTCAAGTGTTAAGTTTCTTTCGGTGGCAACTTGTTTTAAGCTGTATGTGTTTCAGTTATCTGCCTGATAATTTGGTGCTTACAGCCTTACATACATTGGTTATCTCAGGAAATACTGAAATTGTCATGAATTCTACCAAGATTAGAGTTTTTTAGATGTCATATCAATAATAAGGTTGAAGCTAGCACATGTATGATTTCTTAGAGCAAAGAAGTTCAACTTGAGATTAAGCTGTAAGGATTCAGCTAGTTATCTGGCTTATAAGCAGGAGCTTACTTCTGTTACTTCAAGACTATTTAGATTTGTGTAAATTCATACAGCTTAATCGCAAGTTCTTGTGCCAGTATCTCTAGTGGTTGACATTAATTCTCTTTCGTCATCTATGCTAATACTACTTTAATAGCCAAATGTTAATCGCTGCACTCAAAATTTAAGAGAAAGCTTTCGCAGATGAAACAACCAAGTTTATAATCTCGTTTCTTCTTTACTTCTTGTATAGGGGCACTTGCACACTTACAGGTTCTGTGACAACGTCTGGACATTCATATTACAGGACGCAATGTTCAAGAATGACGACCGTCAAGAGAATGTGAGTCGAGTGAAGATAGTGGCATGTGACTCTAAGCTGCTCACACAGTGAGATGTAAATTCTCAACAGATAATATGCTTACTTCCTTTGTAACAGATTTTGAGTTTTGTTTTCCACTTTGTAAACTCAGCACTTGTTGTATGTTGAGCTCCATTTGCAGCCATCAATTTAGCATATATGTAAATTCTCGGCCCAAAGACATATGGGACTCTGTTGCTATGAGAA
The Brassica napus cultivar Da-Ae chromosome A1, Da-Ae, whole genome shotgun sequence DNA segment above includes these coding regions:
- the LOC106442013 gene encoding transcription initiation factor IIA subunit 2; protein product: MATFELYRRSTIGMCLTETLDEMVQSGTLSPELAIQVLVQFDKSMTEALESQVKTKVSIKGHLHTYRFCDNVWTFILQDAMFKNDDRQENVSRVKIVACDSKLLTQ